One genomic region from Mycobacterium basiliense encodes:
- a CDS encoding DUF2469 domain-containing protein has protein sequence MSAEDLEKYETEMELSLYREYKDIVGQFSYVVETERRFYLANSVEMVPRNADGEVYFELRLADAWVWDMYRPARFVKQVRVVTFKDVNIEEVEKPELRLPE, from the coding sequence ATGAGTGCGGAGGATCTCGAAAAGTACGAAACCGAGATGGAGCTCTCGCTGTACCGCGAATACAAGGACATCGTTGGCCAGTTCAGCTATGTCGTAGAAACGGAGCGACGCTTCTACCTGGCCAACAGCGTGGAAATGGTGCCACGCAATGCCGACGGCGAGGTGTATTTCGAGCTGCGACTGGCGGACGCCTGGGTGTGGGACATGTATCGGCCGGCGCGGTTCGTCAAGCAGGTACGGGTAGTGACGTTTAAAGACGTCAACATCGAGGAAGTGGAGAAACCCGAACTGCGGTTGCCGGAATAG
- the fdhD gene encoding formate dehydrogenase accessory sulfurtransferase FdhD, translating to MGHVTARRRVKHVAAGRAITRPETLAVEEPLEIRVNGAPVTVTMRTPGADIELAQGFLLTEGLIAHREDVQTIRYCQERGEDGVNTYNVVDARLAPGLELPDLGVTRNFYTTSSCGVCGKASLEAVRLISRFSPGDDPATVNVATLREMPKQLRGAQKVFASTGGLHAAALFEVDGTMLAVREDIGRHNAVDKVIGWALEHDRVPLGAASLLVSGRVSFEITQKALMAGIPVLAAVSAPSSLAVSLAEQSGITLVAFLREDSMNVYTRPDRIT from the coding sequence GTGGGCCACGTAACGGCGCGCCGGCGCGTCAAGCACGTGGCCGCCGGTCGAGCGATCACCCGGCCGGAAACCCTGGCCGTCGAGGAGCCGCTGGAGATCCGCGTCAACGGGGCGCCAGTGACGGTGACCATGCGCACGCCCGGTGCGGATATCGAACTCGCGCAAGGATTCTTGCTTACCGAGGGGTTGATCGCACACCGCGAAGACGTGCAGACGATTCGCTACTGCCAAGAACGCGGTGAGGACGGCGTCAACACCTACAACGTGGTGGATGCGAGATTGGCACCCGGCCTCGAGTTGCCTGACCTCGGCGTCACCCGGAATTTCTACACCACCTCATCGTGCGGGGTGTGCGGCAAAGCCTCCCTGGAAGCGGTGCGGCTGATCAGCCGGTTTTCCCCTGGTGACGATCCGGCCACCGTTAACGTGGCCACCCTCCGGGAGATGCCCAAGCAATTGCGCGGTGCGCAAAAGGTTTTTGCCAGCACCGGTGGACTGCATGCCGCGGCGTTGTTCGAGGTGGATGGCACCATGCTCGCCGTGCGCGAGGACATTGGCCGACATAACGCGGTCGACAAGGTGATCGGCTGGGCGCTCGAACATGATCGGGTACCGCTGGGGGCGGCGTCGCTGCTGGTCAGCGGTCGCGTGTCGTTCGAAATCACGCAGAAGGCGCTGATGGCCGGGATTCCGGTGCTGGCCGCGGTCTCGGCGCCGTCGTCGCTGGCGGTTTCGCTGGCCGAGCAGTCCGGGATAACGCTCGTAGCGTTCCTGCGGGAGGATTCGATGAACGTCTATACCAGGCCAGATCGCATTACTTAG
- a CDS encoding RNA-binding protein yields MSTVVVDAVEHLVRGIVDNPDDVRVDMVTSRRGRTVEVHVHPDDLGKVIGRGGRTATALRTLVAGIGGRGIRVDVVDTDQ; encoded by the coding sequence ATGAGCACGGTCGTGGTTGACGCTGTCGAGCATCTGGTCCGCGGAATCGTGGACAACCCCGACGATGTTCGGGTGGACATGGTGACCAGTCGCCGAGGACGCACCGTGGAAGTGCACGTGCACCCGGACGATCTGGGCAAGGTGATCGGTCGTGGGGGGCGCACCGCGACGGCATTGCGCACACTGGTCGCCGGAATCGGTGGCCGGGGCATTCGCGTCGACGTGGTGGACACCGACCAGTAG
- a CDS encoding GAF and ANTAR domain-containing protein: MSVASNANSPDSSPGGPIADPATVFAALAEIIYQGAEASEMYAAICVAATLVVPGCDHASLLVRSNDRYVTVGASDRLAQRVDEIERRAGDGPCIDAIEEEVPQIEPDLTAATQWPKFAAALLADTPVRGAMGFRLLVDKRKGAALNLFSEEPNRFDTESAGSAAVLASFASVAVNAVAHGEDAASLRRGLISNREIGKAVGMLMMMQQMSEDQAFDLLRTHSQSLNIKLADVARKVIENRGELPPDGDDKLRNSASVH, from the coding sequence GTGAGCGTTGCATCGAATGCCAACTCCCCCGACTCGTCACCGGGTGGGCCAATCGCCGACCCGGCAACAGTCTTCGCGGCCCTCGCCGAGATCATTTACCAAGGGGCGGAAGCCTCGGAGATGTATGCCGCCATCTGCGTGGCAGCGACCCTGGTAGTTCCCGGCTGCGACCACGCCAGCCTGCTGGTACGCAGCAATGATCGCTACGTCACCGTCGGCGCCAGCGATCGGCTCGCGCAGCGGGTCGATGAGATCGAACGTCGCGCCGGCGACGGCCCGTGCATCGACGCGATCGAGGAGGAAGTACCCCAGATCGAGCCGGACTTGACCGCAGCAACTCAGTGGCCCAAATTCGCGGCCGCTCTGCTCGCCGACACACCTGTGCGCGGCGCCATGGGTTTTAGGCTGCTAGTCGACAAACGCAAAGGCGCCGCGCTCAACCTGTTCAGCGAGGAGCCCAACCGCTTCGACACGGAGTCCGCCGGCAGCGCGGCGGTGCTGGCATCGTTCGCCAGTGTGGCCGTCAACGCCGTCGCTCACGGCGAGGACGCGGCGAGCCTGCGACGTGGACTGATCAGCAACCGCGAAATCGGCAAAGCGGTCGGCATGTTGATGATGATGCAGCAAATGAGCGAGGACCAGGCATTCGATTTGCTGCGGACCCATTCCCAGAGCCTGAATATCAAGCTGGCAGACGTGGCACGCAAGGTCATCGAAAACCGCGGTGAGCTTCCCCCCGACGGCGACGACAAGCTGCGCAACTCGGCCAGCGTCCACTAA
- a CDS encoding YifB family Mg chelatase-like AAA ATPase, producing MSLGRAFSVAVCGLDGEIVEIEADISSGLPGVHLVGLPDAALQESRDRVRAAVTNCGNSWPMARLTLALSPATLPKMGSVYDIALAAAVLSAQQKNPSHRLEKTVLLGELSLDGRVRAVRGVLPAVLAAKREGWPAVVVPADNLAEASLVDGIDVWGVRSLGQLQSWLKGCAELDERIAAVATVREPSADLSDVVGQAQARFAVEVAAAGAHHLMLTGPPGVGKTMLAQRLPGLLPPLSDSESLEVTAIHSVAGLLSGETPLITRPPLVAPHHSSSVAALVGGGSGMARPGAVSRAHRGVLFLDECAEISVRALEALRTPLEDGEIRLARRDGVACYPARFQLVLAANPCPCAPADPRDCICAGAVKRRYLGKLSGPLLDRVDLRVQLHPVRAGAFSAADGEPTSQVRQRVALAREAAAQRWRPHGFRTNAEVSGPLLRRKFRLGNAAMDPLRTALDRGLLSIRGVDRTLRVAWSLADLAGRVSPGLDEVGVALSFRQPGAAR from the coding sequence ATGTCGCTCGGGCGTGCGTTCTCGGTCGCGGTGTGCGGCCTGGACGGAGAAATCGTGGAGATCGAGGCCGACATCAGCTCGGGGCTGCCGGGTGTGCATCTGGTGGGGCTGCCCGATGCGGCGTTGCAAGAATCCCGCGATCGGGTTCGCGCGGCCGTCACCAATTGCGGAAATAGCTGGCCCATGGCCCGGCTGACGCTGGCGTTGTCGCCGGCGACGCTGCCGAAGATGGGTTCGGTCTACGACATTGCCCTGGCGGCCGCGGTGCTCTCGGCGCAGCAGAAGAACCCGTCGCACCGTCTGGAGAAGACCGTGTTGCTCGGCGAGCTGTCGTTGGACGGCCGGGTTCGAGCGGTGCGTGGCGTACTGCCCGCCGTGTTGGCCGCCAAGCGCGAGGGCTGGCCGGCCGTCGTCGTTCCCGCGGACAACCTGGCCGAGGCCAGCCTGGTCGACGGCATCGACGTCTGGGGTGTTCGCAGTCTGGGTCAGCTGCAGAGCTGGTTGAAGGGCTGCGCCGAATTGGACGAGAGGATCGCAGCGGTTGCCACCGTCCGCGAGCCATCGGCAGATCTGTCCGATGTCGTGGGACAGGCACAAGCGCGCTTCGCCGTGGAAGTGGCCGCGGCCGGAGCTCATCACCTGATGTTGACCGGCCCGCCGGGAGTGGGCAAAACAATGTTGGCGCAACGTCTTCCTGGGCTGCTGCCGCCGCTATCGGACAGTGAGTCGCTGGAGGTCACCGCCATCCATTCGGTGGCCGGACTGCTGTCGGGGGAAACGCCATTGATCACCCGTCCGCCGTTGGTGGCGCCGCATCACAGTTCCAGCGTCGCAGCACTGGTAGGCGGCGGGTCGGGGATGGCTCGTCCGGGTGCCGTGAGCCGGGCTCATCGCGGAGTGTTGTTCTTAGACGAATGCGCTGAAATTAGCGTGCGGGCGCTGGAAGCGTTGCGAACGCCGTTGGAGGACGGGGAAATCCGCCTCGCCAGGCGCGACGGCGTTGCCTGCTACCCGGCTCGGTTTCAGCTGGTGCTGGCTGCCAACCCGTGTCCGTGTGCCCCGGCCGATCCACGCGACTGCATCTGCGCGGGCGCCGTTAAGCGCCGCTACCTCGGCAAGCTTTCCGGGCCACTGCTGGACCGGGTGGACCTGAGGGTGCAGCTGCATCCGGTTCGGGCGGGGGCCTTTTCGGCCGCGGATGGTGAACCGACATCGCAGGTGCGGCAGCGGGTCGCGCTAGCCCGTGAGGCGGCCGCCCAGCGGTGGCGGCCGCATGGCTTCCGTACCAATGCCGAAGTCAGCGGGCCCCTGCTGCGGCGGAAGTTTCGCCTTGGCAACGCCGCCATGGACCCGCTGCGCACCGCACTGGATCGGGGGCTGCTCAGCATTCGTGGCGTGGATCGCACCCTGCGGGTCGCCTGGAGCCTGGCCGACTTGGCCGGCCGGGTTTCGCCGGGTCTTGACGAGGTCGGTGTCGCATTGAGCTTCCGGCAGCCAGGTGCCGCCCGATGA
- the dprA gene encoding DNA-processing protein DprA has product MSSCDRRALAWAYLSRVAEPPCAELATLVGRVGPVEAAHRVRRGLVGADLARRTQARRTVDRAAADLELLARRGGRLITPDHDEWPMLAFTAFDSPAVRAKAGGGPPMALWVLGPARLDEVAQRAAAVVGTRAATAYGEQVATDLAAGLADRDVAVVSGGAYGVDGAAHRAALATGGITVAVLAGGIDILYPGGHSALLHRIGRYGLLLSEYPPGVRPARHRFLTRNRLVAAVAGAAVVVEAGLRSGASNTAAWARALGRVVGAVPGPVTSSASAGCHALLRDGAELITRVDDIVEFVGRIGELAAEETRPSTAFDGLSDIERRVYEALPGRGATSVDEIAIASGLVAEQVLGPLAILEVRGLAQRDGGRWRIARCGPARVVAKPATPRLV; this is encoded by the coding sequence ATGAGCAGCTGCGATCGCCGCGCGCTGGCCTGGGCATATCTGTCCCGGGTGGCCGAGCCGCCATGCGCCGAACTAGCCACCCTGGTGGGCCGTGTTGGCCCGGTAGAGGCGGCGCACCGGGTCCGGCGCGGTCTGGTCGGCGCCGATCTGGCCCGGCGCACCCAAGCCAGGCGCACAGTCGATCGGGCCGCCGCGGATCTCGAGCTGCTCGCACGCCGGGGCGGCCGATTGATCACGCCGGACCACGACGAATGGCCGATGCTTGCGTTCACCGCGTTCGATAGCCCCGCGGTGCGGGCCAAGGCGGGCGGCGGTCCGCCGATGGCGTTATGGGTGCTGGGTCCCGCGCGTCTGGACGAGGTGGCGCAGCGCGCTGCCGCGGTGGTGGGGACCCGGGCCGCGACGGCGTACGGCGAGCAGGTGGCGACTGATTTGGCCGCTGGCCTGGCCGACCGCGATGTTGCGGTGGTCTCCGGCGGCGCGTACGGCGTTGACGGTGCGGCTCATCGCGCTGCGCTCGCCACCGGCGGCATCACCGTGGCGGTGTTGGCCGGCGGGATCGACATCCTATATCCGGGCGGGCATTCGGCGCTCCTGCACCGCATCGGCCGGTACGGCCTGCTGCTCAGCGAGTACCCGCCCGGCGTGCGCCCGGCCCGGCATCGCTTCTTGACCCGCAACCGGCTGGTCGCCGCCGTTGCGGGCGCGGCGGTTGTGGTGGAGGCGGGCCTGCGCAGCGGCGCGTCCAATACCGCCGCGTGGGCCAGGGCACTGGGCCGAGTGGTAGGGGCGGTACCCGGGCCGGTGACCTCGTCGGCGTCGGCGGGCTGTCATGCCTTGCTGCGCGATGGCGCGGAGTTGATCACCCGAGTAGACGACATTGTTGAGTTCGTCGGTCGAATCGGCGAACTAGCGGCCGAGGAGACGCGACCCAGCACCGCTTTCGACGGGCTCAGCGACATCGAGCGCCGAGTGTACGAAGCGTTGCCGGGTCGCGGCGCCACCAGTGTCGACGAGATCGCCATCGCATCCGGGTTGGTGGCCGAGCAGGTGCTGGGACCGCTGGCGATCCTCGAGGTCCGCGGGTTGGCCCAGCGTGACGGAGGCCGATGGCGCATCGCCCGATGCGGTCCCGCCCGGGTCGTGGCCAAGCCGGCAACGCCTCGGCTCGTATAG
- a CDS encoding YraN family protein, translating into MTTLKTMTRAELGAFGEQLAVKHLTDLGLRILDRNWRCRYGELDVIAGDPATGAVVFIEVKTRTGDGYGGLAHAVTEWKLRRLRRLAGLWLAGQNQGWTAVRIDVIGVRIGRRRTPELTHLKGVG; encoded by the coding sequence ATGACGACCCTGAAGACCATGACGCGAGCTGAGCTGGGCGCCTTTGGCGAGCAGCTGGCCGTGAAGCATTTGACCGATCTGGGGTTGCGGATCTTGGACCGCAACTGGCGCTGCCGCTATGGGGAACTCGATGTGATCGCCGGCGACCCAGCCACGGGCGCAGTGGTGTTCATCGAGGTCAAGACGCGCACCGGCGACGGGTACGGCGGGCTGGCGCACGCGGTGACCGAGTGGAAGCTGCGTCGGCTCCGCCGCTTGGCCGGATTGTGGTTGGCCGGTCAGAACCAGGGCTGGACGGCGGTCCGTATCGATGTCATCGGCGTGCGTATCGGCCGTCGCCGTACCCCTGAGTTGACTCACCTGAAGGGTGTCGGCTGA
- the rplS gene encoding 50S ribosomal protein L19 has protein sequence MNRLDFVDKASLRDDIPAFSPGDTINVHVKVIEGAKERIQVFKGVVIRRQGGGIRETFTVRKESYGVGVERTFPVHSPNIDHIELVTRGDVRRAKLYYLRELRGKKAKIKEKR, from the coding sequence ATGAACAGGCTGGACTTCGTCGACAAGGCGTCGCTGCGCGACGACATCCCGGCCTTCAGCCCGGGCGACACCATCAACGTGCACGTCAAGGTCATCGAGGGCGCCAAGGAACGTATTCAGGTGTTCAAGGGCGTGGTGATCCGCCGGCAAGGCGGAGGTATCCGCGAGACATTCACGGTGCGCAAGGAAAGCTATGGTGTCGGCGTCGAACGCACCTTTCCGGTGCATTCGCCGAACATCGACCACATCGAACTGGTGACCCGTGGCGACGTTCGCCGCGCCAAGCTGTACTACCTGCGCGAACTTCGCGGCAAGAAAGCCAAGATCAAGGAAAAGCGCTGA
- the rpsP gene encoding 30S ribosomal protein S16 codes for MAVKIKLTRLGKIRNPQYRIAVADARTRRDGRSIEVIGRYHPKEEPSLIEINSERAQYWLSVGAQPTEPVLKLLKITGDWQKFKGLPGAEGRLKVAPPKPSKLELFNAALAAAEGGPTTEATKPKKKSAPKKTAKASDAAAEADAAAEQTESTEPPAETAEQSESTES; via the coding sequence ATGGCTGTGAAAATCAAGCTCACTCGGCTTGGCAAGATCCGCAACCCCCAGTACCGCATTGCGGTCGCCGACGCGCGCACCCGCCGCGACGGCCGCTCCATCGAGGTCATCGGCCGCTACCACCCCAAGGAAGAGCCGAGCCTCATCGAGATCAACTCCGAGCGCGCCCAGTATTGGCTCTCGGTGGGCGCTCAGCCCACCGAACCCGTCCTCAAGCTGCTCAAGATCACCGGTGACTGGCAGAAGTTCAAGGGCCTGCCCGGCGCGGAGGGCCGATTGAAGGTCGCCCCACCCAAGCCCAGCAAGCTTGAGTTGTTCAACGCCGCGCTGGCTGCCGCCGAAGGTGGTCCCACCACTGAGGCCACCAAGCCGAAGAAGAAGTCGGCGCCCAAGAAGACCGCGAAGGCCAGCGACGCCGCAGCTGAAGCTGACGCGGCCGCCGAGCAGACCGAGTCGACCGAGCCGCCGGCCGAGACTGCCGAGCAGTCCGAGTCGACCGAAAGCTGA
- the rimM gene encoding ribosome maturation factor RimM (Essential for efficient processing of 16S rRNA) → MELVVGRVVKAHGITGEVVVEIRTDDPDVRFAPGNTLRLRQSRHGQEGSYVIDSVRDHGARLLVRLAGVTDRDAADLLRGALFVIDSDDLPPIDEPDTYYDHQLQGLAVRTTTGVGVGVVAEVLHTAGGELLAVTRDAGEVLVPFVTAIVTSVSLDEGVVEIDPPDGLLDLS, encoded by the coding sequence ATGGAGCTGGTAGTCGGGCGCGTGGTGAAGGCGCACGGCATCACCGGTGAGGTTGTCGTCGAGATCCGCACCGACGATCCCGATGTCCGGTTCGCGCCGGGGAACACATTGCGTCTGAGGCAATCTCGCCACGGTCAAGAGGGCAGCTATGTGATCGACAGCGTGCGCGACCACGGGGCACGGCTGCTGGTCCGATTGGCCGGAGTGACCGACCGCGACGCTGCCGACTTGCTGCGCGGCGCCTTGTTCGTCATCGACTCCGATGACCTGCCGCCGATCGACGAGCCGGACACCTACTACGACCACCAGCTGCAGGGCCTTGCGGTTCGAACCACAACGGGTGTCGGGGTTGGTGTGGTTGCCGAGGTGTTGCACACCGCCGGTGGCGAGCTGTTGGCCGTCACCCGCGACGCCGGGGAGGTGCTGGTGCCGTTTGTCACCGCGATCGTCACTTCGGTATCGCTGGACGAGGGAGTCGTCGAGATCGACCCACCCGACGGTCTGCTGGATCTGAGTTAG
- a CDS encoding NAD-dependent epimerase/dehydratase family protein: MGITVAITGPTGEVGISAVTALERDPVVHTIIGMARRPFDPALYGWTKTTWLQGDPLDRGAVDTLVRRADVVIHLAVAVAGSRAESARINVRGCRNLFEATVCAPRPRRLVYGSSVAAYGYHSDNPVPLTEDVPPRGSPEHCYSEQKAACEAQLAEITKGSSLQVFVLRPCIVAGPEALALAETMPCKRLSAPMRALSRVVSMLKPIVPDPGVALQLVHHDDVAAAIALMATAPVPAGAYNIAGDGVVTVTDVANALRCRPVRVPAVAAATASAAIARLPLVPSALEWLHVTRQSVVMDTAKAKRYLGWYPTHSSADTLAALASAV; this comes from the coding sequence GTGGGTATTACCGTCGCCATTACCGGACCGACCGGAGAGGTCGGCATCTCGGCGGTGACGGCACTGGAGCGTGACCCGGTTGTGCATACCATCATCGGAATGGCGCGCCGGCCGTTTGACCCGGCGCTGTACGGGTGGACCAAGACCACCTGGCTGCAGGGCGACCCCTTAGATCGCGGTGCCGTGGATACGTTGGTCAGGCGGGCCGATGTGGTGATTCACCTCGCCGTCGCGGTCGCGGGGTCGCGTGCCGAGAGCGCACGAATCAACGTGCGGGGCTGCCGAAATCTGTTCGAGGCCACGGTTTGTGCGCCGCGACCGCGCCGCCTGGTCTACGGGTCCTCGGTCGCCGCATACGGCTACCACTCTGACAACCCGGTGCCCCTCACCGAGGACGTGCCGCCGCGTGGCTCGCCTGAGCACTGTTACTCCGAGCAGAAGGCGGCTTGCGAGGCTCAACTGGCCGAGATCACCAAAGGCTCGTCGTTGCAGGTTTTTGTGCTTCGGCCCTGCATCGTTGCCGGCCCCGAGGCGCTTGCGTTGGCTGAGACGATGCCATGCAAGCGGCTGTCGGCGCCGATGCGGGCGCTGAGCAGGGTGGTGTCGATGTTGAAGCCGATCGTGCCGGATCCCGGTGTTGCTTTGCAGCTGGTGCACCATGACGACGTGGCTGCCGCGATCGCGCTGATGGCTACCGCCCCGGTTCCAGCCGGTGCTTACAACATCGCCGGTGATGGCGTAGTGACGGTTACCGATGTCGCCAACGCGCTGCGGTGCCGGCCGGTGCGGGTTCCGGCCGTCGCCGCCGCGACGGCGTCGGCGGCGATTGCTCGTTTGCCGTTGGTTCCCTCGGCGCTCGAATGGCTGCATGTCACGCGGCAATCGGTGGTGATGGATACCGCGAAGGCCAAGAGGTATTTGGGTTGGTATCCGACGCACTCGTCGGCGGACACGCTGGCAGCGTTGGCCTCAGCGGTGTGA
- a CDS encoding serine hydrolase yields the protein MRARPLTMLVAAAAAASVLVAGCEAKVHAKASNTAGSNSSPQQAQPQQRLVDLLLRAITPPGAPAAVLPDTGLGGVPERVQQATDEATAKGAALSVAVFDRSTRQLVSNGNTSIIATASVSKLFIADELLRQASLGKTELSPEDQRILDVMLRSSDDGAAEQFWDQLGGSNLITDVATRYGLTSTAPPSDGRWWNTISSAPDLIRYYEMLLDGTGGLPLERAAIIVNDLAQYTPTGVDGYPQRFGIPDGLPAEPVAVKQGWMCCIGTAWMHLSTGVIGADRRYIMVIGSLQSSDEVTARETITQAVKTIFPNGRI from the coding sequence ATGCGAGCACGGCCGCTGACCATGCTTGTCGCCGCCGCGGCGGCAGCATCGGTGCTGGTCGCAGGCTGCGAGGCAAAGGTACACGCCAAGGCATCCAACACCGCTGGCAGCAACTCATCCCCACAGCAAGCGCAACCGCAACAGCGGCTGGTCGACTTGTTGCTGCGAGCCATCACACCGCCGGGAGCCCCGGCCGCGGTGTTGCCCGACACCGGACTGGGCGGCGTGCCCGAACGAGTCCAGCAGGCGACCGATGAGGCCACCGCCAAGGGTGCTGCCCTTTCGGTTGCCGTTTTCGACCGCTCCACACGTCAGCTGGTCTCCAACGGCAACACTTCGATCATCGCGACCGCGTCGGTATCGAAACTGTTCATCGCCGACGAGTTGCTGCGGCAGGCGTCCCTAGGGAAAACCGAGCTGTCCCCGGAAGACCAACGCATCCTCGACGTCATGTTGCGGTCGTCCGATGACGGCGCCGCGGAACAGTTCTGGGATCAACTGGGCGGCAGCAACCTCATTACCGATGTAGCCACCCGCTATGGACTGACCTCGACCGCGCCACCCAGCGACGGGCGCTGGTGGAACACCATCAGTTCGGCGCCGGACCTGATCCGCTACTACGAAATGCTGCTTGACGGCACGGGCGGCCTACCGTTGGAACGCGCCGCGATCATCGTCAACGACCTGGCCCAGTACACCCCGACCGGAGTTGACGGCTATCCGCAGCGCTTCGGCATCCCCGACGGGTTACCTGCCGAACCGGTTGCGGTCAAGCAGGGCTGGATGTGTTGTATCGGCACCGCCTGGATGCATCTTTCCACCGGCGTGATCGGAGCGGATCGCCGCTACATCATGGTGATCGGATCGCTGCAGTCCTCCGACGAGGTCACCGCGCGGGAAACGATCACCCAGGCCGTCAAAACGATCTTCCCCAACGGCCGCATCTAG
- the lepB gene encoding signal peptidase I produces MTETPDSPTEREPQASHSELQSAAPRPDAAPEPAQPDPAPEATEAVADESKPAKKSALRELATLAVIAVVLYYVMLTFVARPYLIPSESMEPTLHGCSTCVGDRILVDKLTYRFTSPKPGDVIVFKGPPSWNVGYKSIRSSNTLLRWVQNALSFIGFVPPDENDLVKRVIAVGGQTVQCRSDTGLTVDGKPLKEPYLDPHTMMADPSVYPCLGTEFGPVKVPAGRLWVMGDNRTHSADSRAHCPMLCTVDPTAGTVPVSNVIGKARFIVWPPSRWGVVRSVNPQQGQ; encoded by the coding sequence GTGACCGAAACCCCCGACTCCCCAACTGAGCGCGAGCCCCAGGCCAGTCATTCGGAGTTGCAGTCGGCTGCCCCGCGGCCGGACGCCGCACCCGAGCCTGCTCAACCGGACCCCGCCCCGGAGGCGACGGAAGCGGTAGCGGACGAGTCCAAGCCGGCCAAGAAGTCGGCACTGCGGGAACTGGCCACCCTGGCCGTCATCGCGGTGGTCCTCTACTACGTTATGTTGACGTTCGTCGCGCGGCCCTACCTGATTCCCTCGGAGTCGATGGAACCGACCCTGCACGGTTGTTCAACGTGCGTCGGTGATCGCATTTTGGTGGACAAGCTCACCTACCGATTCACCTCACCCAAACCCGGCGACGTCATCGTCTTCAAGGGACCACCGTCGTGGAACGTCGGTTACAAGTCGATTCGGTCGAGCAACACCTTGCTGCGCTGGGTGCAAAATGCGCTGTCGTTCATCGGTTTTGTGCCTCCCGATGAGAACGATCTGGTCAAGCGGGTGATCGCGGTCGGCGGGCAAACGGTTCAGTGTCGATCCGATACCGGCCTGACCGTCGATGGCAAGCCTCTTAAGGAGCCGTACCTCGATCCGCACACCATGATGGCCGACCCGTCGGTCTACCCCTGCCTGGGCACCGAGTTCGGGCCCGTGAAAGTGCCCGCCGGCCGGCTGTGGGTGATGGGGGACAATCGCACCCATTCGGCGGACTCGCGCGCCCACTGCCCTATGCTGTGCACCGTGGATCCCACGGCCGGGACCGTGCCGGTGTCCAACGTCATCGGCAAGGCCAGGTTTATCGTCTGGCCGCCGTCGCGGTGGGGTGTGGTGCGCTCGGTCAACCCGCAGCAGGGGCAATAG
- the trmD gene encoding tRNA (guanosine(37)-N1)-methyltransferase TrmD — MKIDVVTIFPACLDPLQQSLPGKAIASGVVDLRVHDLRHWTYDVHHSVDDAPYGGGPGMVMKAPVWGEALDEICSGESLLVVPTPAGALFTQATAQRWSAEGHLVFACGRYEGIDQRVMADAARRMRVEEVSIGDYVLPGGEAAAVVMIEAVVRLLAGVLGNPASHQDDSFSPGLGRLLEGPSYTRPPSWRGLDVPEILLSGDHARIAAWRRDVSLQRTRERRPDLAPPE; from the coding sequence ATGAAGATCGACGTCGTGACGATTTTCCCTGCCTGCCTGGACCCATTGCAACAATCCTTGCCGGGCAAGGCGATTGCGTCCGGTGTAGTCGACCTGCGGGTGCATGACCTGCGGCACTGGACGTACGACGTGCACCACTCGGTCGATGACGCGCCCTATGGTGGCGGTCCGGGGATGGTGATGAAGGCGCCGGTTTGGGGTGAGGCACTCGACGAAATCTGTTCGGGCGAGTCACTTTTGGTTGTTCCCACGCCGGCTGGGGCGTTGTTCACCCAGGCCACTGCGCAACGCTGGAGCGCCGAGGGGCACCTGGTGTTTGCGTGTGGTCGCTACGAGGGCATCGATCAGCGGGTGATGGCGGATGCCGCGCGCAGGATGCGGGTCGAGGAGGTCTCGATCGGCGACTACGTGCTACCCGGCGGGGAGGCCGCGGCGGTGGTGATGATCGAAGCCGTGGTGCGGCTGCTGGCCGGGGTCTTGGGCAATCCCGCCTCACATCAAGACGATTCGTTCTCGCCCGGCCTGGGTCGGCTGCTGGAGGGGCCAAGCTATACGCGGCCGCCAAGCTGGCGTGGTCTAGACGTCCCCGAGATCCTGCTCTCCGGGGACCACGCAAGAATCGCGGCGTGGCGTCGGGATGTCTCGCTGCAACGCACTCGCGAACGCCGGCCGGACTTGGCTCCACCGGAGTAG